From Helicobacteraceae bacterium, a single genomic window includes:
- a CDS encoding DUF1887 family protein — MVLISLLGDFDSSILPVFFEFKSEITLHVLVYNANERDDKNAARIVRGLSALRSKYRLKCTLREIRLENCDLQSIVKLSSSIAQFAPPDQLYINLSDGQADMAILLSKELLDVGARLLIYGRYSNDLSVLTINGLEKTSIKHNMKIDDHIISKGYQIVEAKNASDLERRRPFVQEITNNFSLFQKYRKRVMEEKDINEELYGAIIRPLYKIGAVNRRGRPININYILGELFEEQIYHLVSRLSFDDIMSGAKICYETINGVTIQNEFDVLMIKNNHLYIVECKFRDRVDGENLIYKYDALLEQMDADGKVMIINVASTESKEALKRGKRIHKNFEKGALSRAQLNNILIYYEPTLETQKLTAMMRRFFDV; from the coding sequence ATGGTTTTGATCTCGTTGCTTGGCGATTTTGACTCGTCGATCTTACCTGTATTTTTTGAGTTCAAATCCGAAATCACCCTGCATGTTTTGGTCTATAACGCCAACGAGCGCGACGATAAAAACGCGGCTAGAATTGTTAGGGGGCTAAGCGCTCTTAGAAGCAAATACCGCCTTAAATGCACGCTTCGAGAAATACGTCTTGAAAACTGCGATCTTCAATCAATCGTCAAACTATCGTCGTCGATCGCGCAGTTTGCGCCGCCCGATCAACTCTATATCAATCTTAGCGACGGGCAGGCGGATATGGCAATCTTGCTATCTAAAGAGTTACTAGACGTTGGCGCTAGGCTTTTAATATATGGGCGCTACTCAAACGATCTCTCCGTTTTAACTATAAACGGGTTAGAAAAAACGTCGATAAAACATAATATGAAGATCGACGATCATATCATCTCAAAAGGTTATCAGATCGTCGAGGCGAAAAACGCGAGCGACTTGGAACGAAGAAGACCGTTTGTCCAAGAGATAACCAATAATTTTTCACTGTTTCAAAAGTATCGCAAACGAGTTATGGAGGAAAAGGATATTAACGAAGAGCTATACGGGGCGATTATTCGTCCGCTATATAAGATAGGCGCGGTAAATCGGCGCGGACGACCAATAAACATTAACTATATTCTAGGCGAGCTTTTTGAAGAGCAAATATATCATCTTGTAAGCCGTTTAAGTTTTGACGATATTATGTCTGGCGCCAAGATATGTTACGAAACAATTAACGGCGTTACTATACAAAACGAGTTTGACGTTTTAATGATAAAAAACAATCATCTCTATATTGTCGAGTGCAAATTCCGCGATCGCGTCGATGGGGAAAACCTTATCTACAAATACGACGCGCTATTAGAGCAGATGGACGCGGACGGCAAGGTAATGATTATTAACGTAGCCAGCACGGAAAGCAAAGAGGCGTTAAAACGCGGTAAACGCATACACAAAAATTTTGAAAAAGGCGCGTTATCCAGAGCGCAGCTAAACAATATCTTGATCTACTACGAGCCGACGCTAGAGACGCAAAAACTAACGGCTATGATGCGGCGCTTTTTTGACGTTTAG
- the rpiB gene encoding ribose 5-phosphate isomerase B: MEKIVIGSDHAAIDMKNAAIEYLRKRGREIVDMGAYNRDRVDYPDYAAKVCVEVQKGGVSGVLICGTGIGMSIAANKFKGVRAALCHDAYAATMARAHNDANILCFGARAIGFGAMESILDAWLGAKFEGGRHSARIEKIAELEAK, translated from the coding sequence ATGGAAAAAATTGTTATCGGCTCGGATCACGCGGCGATCGATATGAAAAACGCCGCGATCGAATATCTGCGAAAACGCGGGCGCGAGATCGTGGATATGGGCGCGTATAACCGCGATCGCGTCGATTATCCCGATTACGCCGCTAAAGTTTGTGTCGAGGTTCAAAAAGGCGGCGTAAGCGGCGTCCTAATCTGCGGAACGGGGATCGGAATGAGCATAGCCGCCAATAAGTTTAAGGGCGTTCGCGCCGCGTTATGTCACGACGCTTACGCCGCTACGATGGCAAGAGCGCACAACGACGCGAATATACTGTGTTTTGGGGCGCGAGCGATAGGATTCGGAGCGATGGAATCGATCCTAGACGCTTGGCTTGGCGCGAAGTTCGAGGGCGGGCGGCATAGCGCGAGAATCGAAAAAATAGCCGAATTGGAAGCTAAGTGA
- the apt gene encoding adenine phosphoribosyltransferase encodes MAISADQKAFLLETIRNVPDFPKAGVQFKDITTLVGNHKAFKTVIDHFVDRYKNADIDFVVGSEARGFIFGAPLAIALGVGFAPIRKPGKLPYTTASEKYALEYGFDEVQIHIDAFGSTKNARALFIDDLIATGGTAEASIRLIERVGAKCVEAAFVINLFDLKGAEKIKKLTNFYAILDVEGE; translated from the coding sequence ATGGCTATTTCGGCGGATCAAAAGGCTTTTTTGCTGGAAACAATTCGAAACGTGCCGGATTTTCCCAAAGCCGGCGTTCAGTTCAAGGATATAACTACGCTTGTAGGCAATCATAAAGCCTTTAAGACGGTTATAGATCATTTCGTCGATCGCTATAAAAACGCCGACATCGACTTTGTAGTCGGCTCGGAAGCGCGAGGGTTTATCTTTGGCGCGCCGCTTGCGATCGCGCTTGGCGTAGGCTTCGCGCCTATTCGCAAACCGGGCAAACTGCCATATACTACCGCAAGCGAAAAATACGCGCTTGAATACGGGTTTGACGAAGTGCAAATTCATATCGACGCCTTTGGCTCCACTAAAAACGCGAGAGCGCTGTTTATAGACGATCTCATAGCTACGGGCGGCACGGCGGAAGCCTCGATCAGGCTGATCGAGCGCGTCGGGGCAAAGTGCGTCGAGGCGGCGTTTGTGATCAACCTGTTTGATCTAAAAGGCGCGGAGAAGATTAAAAAGCTGACGAATTTTTACGCGATTTTGGACGTCGAGGGCGAATAA
- the tkt gene encoding transketolase produces the protein MPLENAPLGEMSNTIRFLAADMIQQANSGHPGMPMGLADIASVFGFHLKHNPSNPKWLNRDRLVFSGGHGSALIYALLHLWGYQIGIDDLKKFRRFNSKTPGHPERVHTEGIEVTTGPLGQGFANAVGFAFAQKRAETLLGKEIIDHKVWCFCGDGDIMEGISYEAASFAGFNRLDNLIVIYDSNDITIDGKLEICFNEDVAARFQAQGWHTIAIDGHDFAQIDAALESAKKQSAPTIIIAKTTIAKGAASMEGSAKTHGAPLGQGEIAASKAKANWSDEPFYIPPTALTWFRTALEKGELLEREWNDRVKKSDKKPTLEKLLNPDFDSIQYPTFDKTSKATRETNGEILNAIAKALTGFIGGSADLAGSNKTELKNLGVAPQGANIRFGIREHAMSAICNAIAFYGLFIPFDSTFFVFSDYQKPAIRTAALMKAKRFFIWTHDSIGVGEDGATHQPIEHLSAYRALPNFYVFRPADGYENIAMWKIALKLDAPSAFVLSRQNLPALDRVGVVGDIAKGGYLLKTSKNAKITLMASGSEVGLALAAMNKLRDLGAAANVVSVPCFDLFAEQDDEYIETIIDPQTIAIAIEAASANEWFRFAEAVVGMDSFGASAPSDELFDHFGFNADRIALLAQSLLA, from the coding sequence ATGCCTCTTGAAAACGCGCCGCTTGGCGAAATGTCAAATACGATCCGCTTTCTAGCGGCGGATATGATTCAACAAGCAAACTCCGGTCATCCCGGCATGCCTATGGGTTTAGCGGATATTGCAAGCGTGTTTGGTTTTCACCTCAAACACAATCCGAGCAATCCCAAATGGCTAAACCGCGATCGCCTCGTCTTTTCGGGCGGGCATGGCAGCGCGTTAATCTATGCGCTTTTGCATCTGTGGGGATACCAAATCGGCATAGACGATCTAAAAAAATTTAGACGTTTTAACTCTAAAACGCCGGGGCATCCGGAGCGCGTTCATACCGAAGGGATCGAGGTTACTACGGGACCTTTGGGGCAAGGATTTGCCAACGCGGTCGGTTTTGCGTTCGCGCAAAAACGCGCGGAGACGCTTTTGGGCAAAGAGATTATCGATCATAAGGTATGGTGCTTTTGCGGCGACGGCGATATTATGGAGGGGATAAGTTACGAAGCCGCCTCGTTCGCGGGATTTAATCGTCTTGACAACCTGATCGTAATCTACGATAGCAACGATATTACCATCGACGGCAAGTTGGAAATATGCTTTAACGAGGACGTAGCGGCGCGATTTCAAGCGCAAGGCTGGCACACGATCGCCATAGACGGACACGATTTTGCGCAGATCGACGCGGCGCTCGAGAGCGCGAAAAAACAGAGCGCGCCTACGATTATCATCGCCAAAACCACGATCGCCAAAGGCGCGGCGAGCATGGAGGGCAGCGCTAAAACGCACGGCGCGCCGTTAGGTCAAGGCGAAATAGCCGCCTCCAAAGCCAAAGCCAATTGGAGCGACGAGCCTTTTTATATCCCGCCAACCGCGCTGACTTGGTTTAGAACCGCGCTGGAAAAAGGCGAGTTGCTAGAGCGCGAGTGGAACGATCGCGTTAAAAAATCGGACAAAAAACCGACGCTTGAAAAACTGCTAAACCCTGATTTTGACTCAATCCAATATCCTACTTTCGACAAAACGTCAAAGGCGACCCGCGAGACGAACGGCGAGATATTAAACGCTATCGCTAAAGCATTGACCGGATTTATCGGCGGCAGCGCCGATCTCGCCGGCTCCAACAAGACGGAGCTTAAAAATTTGGGCGTTGCGCCGCAGGGCGCGAATATCCGTTTTGGAATACGCGAACACGCGATGAGCGCGATTTGCAACGCGATCGCGTTTTATGGGCTTTTTATCCCGTTTGACTCGACCTTTTTCGTCTTTAGCGACTACCAAAAACCCGCGATTAGAACCGCGGCGCTGATGAAAGCCAAACGGTTTTTTATCTGGACGCACGACAGTATCGGCGTGGGCGAAGACGGCGCCACCCACCAGCCAATCGAACATCTTAGCGCCTATCGCGCGTTGCCAAACTTTTACGTCTTTCGCCCCGCCGACGGATACGAAAATATAGCCATGTGGAAGATCGCGCTCAAACTTGACGCGCCTTCGGCGTTTGTGTTAAGCCGTCAGAATTTGCCCGCTCTTGATCGCGTCGGCGTCGTAGGCGACATAGCCAAAGGCGGCTATCTGCTTAAAACCTCGAAGAACGCGAAAATAACGCTAATGGCAAGCGGGAGCGAAGTCGGACTGGCTCTTGCGGCTATGAACAAACTCCGCGACTTAGGCGCGGCGGCGAACGTAGTTAGCGTTCCTTGTTTTGATCTATTCGCCGAGCAGGACGACGAGTATATCGAGACGATTATCGATCCGCAAACGATCGCGATCGCGATTGAAGCGGCAAGCGCCAACGAGTGGTTTCGCTTTGCGGAAGCCGTCGTGGGAATGGATAGTTTCGGCGCGTCCGCTCCGTCGGACGAGCTTTTCGATCATTTCGGTTTTAACGCCGATCGGATCGCGCTTCTTGCTCAAAGCCTGCTAGCGTAG
- a CDS encoding methylglyoxal synthase — MKRLNLNKRLAIAIVAHDQRKVDMVEWTTFNAETLSHHKLICTGTTGGLIQKAFDEKGVEAEIIRLNSGPLGGDAEIAAMVVRHEINLAIFLIDDLNPQPHEADIQMLLRQCRIHNVPIACNRYSADLMITSTLWDDETYIPTIPKYVRFLREEQQTATA; from the coding sequence ATGAAACGGCTGAATCTAAATAAACGATTGGCGATAGCTATCGTGGCGCACGATCAGCGCAAAGTGGATATGGTTGAATGGACTACCTTTAACGCCGAGACGCTATCTCATCATAAACTTATTTGCACGGGAACTACGGGCGGTCTTATCCAAAAAGCGTTTGACGAAAAAGGGGTCGAAGCGGAGATTATCCGCCTAAATTCGGGACCCTTAGGCGGCGACGCGGAGATCGCGGCGATGGTGGTGCGCCACGAGATCAATCTGGCGATCTTTTTGATCGACGATCTTAATCCGCAACCGCACGAAGCGGATATTCAGATGTTGCTTCGCCAATGCAGAATCCACAACGTGCCGATCGCCTGCAACCGCTACAGCGCCGATCTGATGATCACAAGTACGCTATGGGACGATGAAACCTATATCCCCACCATTCCAAAATACGTCAGGTTCCTTAGAGAGGAGCAACAAACGGCGACGGCTTGA
- a CDS encoding ABC transporter permease: protein MITLCVVGYSDPFAFNKDEILLSPSAERWFGTDRLGRDLFSRVIAGAKNSLIIGVLSAIISSLIGLIIGITAGYFKGKIDRAIVVAIDLFLTFPTFFLLLTLVSYMDANLFLLIVVISVTGWMGTARMIRSEAFAIGSKPFIKILQTANASLWKIVFKYYAPLLAPIFLVGFTFGASGAILAESALSFLGLGIAPPNMSWGSLLAEGKALIDIAWWVSFFPGLFIFAVTFALLSLSDYLQKRFNSREALS from the coding sequence CTGATAACGCTTTGCGTCGTCGGCTATAGCGATCCCTTTGCGTTCAACAAAGACGAGATTTTGCTAAGTCCAAGCGCGGAGCGTTGGTTCGGCACGGATCGGCTGGGGCGCGATCTGTTTAGCCGCGTTATCGCCGGCGCTAAAAATTCGCTAATTATCGGCGTTTTGAGCGCGATAATCTCAAGCCTGATCGGGCTTATCATAGGCATTACCGCCGGCTATTTCAAAGGAAAAATAGACAGGGCGATTGTCGTGGCGATCGATCTGTTTTTGACGTTTCCAACATTCTTTTTATTGTTGACTCTTGTTAGCTATATGGACGCGAATCTGTTTTTGCTTATCGTCGTCATCTCCGTTACGGGCTGGATGGGGACGGCGCGAATGATCCGAAGCGAGGCGTTCGCGATCGGAAGCAAGCCTTTTATCAAGATACTGCAAACGGCAAACGCGTCGTTGTGGAAGATCGTTTTCAAATACTACGCGCCGCTTTTGGCGCCAATTTTTTTGGTCGGTTTCACGTTTGGCGCGAGCGGAGCGATTTTGGCGGAGAGCGCGTTAAGTTTTCTAGGGCTCGGAATTGCGCCGCCGAATATGAGCTGGGGCAGTCTATTGGCGGAAGGCAAGGCGTTGATAGATATTGCGTGGTGGGTCAGCTTTTTCCCCGGGCTGTTTATTTTCGCCGTTACATTCGCGCTTTTGAGCCTAAGCGACTATTTGCAAAAACGATTCAACAGCCGTGAAGCCCTATCTTGA
- the groL gene encoding chaperonin GroEL (60 kDa chaperone family; promotes refolding of misfolded polypeptides especially under stressful conditions; forms two stacked rings of heptamers to form a barrel-shaped 14mer; ends can be capped by GroES; misfolded proteins enter the barrel where they are refolded when GroES binds), with amino-acid sequence MATKEIFFSDDARHKLYEGVKLLSDAVKVTMGPKGRNVLIQKSFGAPHITKDGVSVAKEIELKDPLLNMGASLVKDVASKTADEAGDGTTTATILAHAIFKEGLRSVTVGANPISIKRGMDKASEEIIAELKNISRDIKDKKEIEQVATVSANEDAKIGKLIAEAMEKVGKDGVITVEEAKGINDELDVVEGMQFDRGYLSPYFVTNSEKMQAEIENPYILLFDKKISSMKDLLPLLEQLVKTSKPLLIIAEDVEGEALATLVVNKLRGVLNIAAVKAPGFGDRRKAMLEDIAILTGGQVIAEELGRTLEGITLNDLGQAARVIIEKENTTIVNGKGESKDVKARIAQIKQQIGETTSDYDREKLQERLAKLSGGVAVIKVGAASEIEMKERKDRVDDALSATKAAVEEGIVIGGGVALIRAASKVKLKLEGDEAIGAEIILRAIKSPLRQIAENAGFDGGVVVNAVEQEKPNVGFNASSGSYVDLFEAGIVDPTKVERIALQKAVSVASLLLTTEATVSEVKEDKPAAPAMPGGGMGGMDY; translated from the coding sequence ATGGCAACAAAAGAGATTTTCTTTTCCGACGACGCGAGACACAAGCTATACGAAGGCGTAAAGCTCCTTTCGGACGCGGTAAAGGTTACGATGGGTCCTAAAGGACGCAACGTTTTGATTCAAAAAAGTTTCGGCGCGCCGCACATCACCAAAGACGGCGTGAGCGTGGCTAAAGAGATCGAGCTAAAAGACCCCCTGCTAAATATGGGCGCTTCGCTCGTTAAAGACGTGGCGAGCAAAACCGCCGACGAAGCGGGCGACGGCACCACGACGGCGACAATCCTCGCGCACGCGATCTTCAAAGAGGGTCTGCGCAGCGTAACCGTCGGCGCCAATCCGATCAGCATTAAGCGCGGTATGGACAAAGCGAGCGAAGAGATTATCGCCGAGCTTAAAAATATCAGCCGCGACATTAAAGACAAAAAAGAGATCGAACAAGTCGCGACGGTTTCGGCTAACGAAGACGCGAAAATCGGCAAACTGATCGCCGAAGCGATGGAAAAGGTCGGCAAAGACGGCGTTATCACCGTCGAGGAAGCCAAAGGGATCAACGACGAGCTAGACGTTGTGGAGGGCATGCAGTTTGATCGCGGCTATCTCTCTCCATATTTCGTTACCAATTCCGAAAAGATGCAAGCGGAGATCGAAAACCCGTATATCCTGCTTTTTGACAAAAAAATCTCCTCTATGAAAGACCTTCTGCCGCTGCTTGAGCAACTTGTCAAGACGAGCAAGCCGTTACTTATCATCGCCGAAGACGTAGAGGGCGAAGCGCTCGCTACGCTGGTGGTCAATAAGCTGCGCGGCGTTTTGAATATCGCGGCGGTTAAAGCGCCCGGATTTGGCGATCGAAGAAAGGCTATGCTTGAAGATATCGCCATTCTAACGGGCGGTCAGGTGATCGCCGAAGAGCTTGGTCGCACGCTAGAAGGTATTACGCTTAACGATCTTGGTCAAGCCGCTCGCGTTATCATCGAGAAAGAGAACACCACGATTGTAAATGGCAAAGGCGAAAGCAAAGACGTCAAAGCCAGAATCGCGCAGATCAAACAACAGATCGGCGAAACCACAAGCGACTACGATCGAGAAAAACTCCAAGAGCGCTTGGCGAAACTCTCCGGCGGCGTGGCTGTGATCAAAGTCGGCGCGGCGAGCGAAATTGAGATGAAAGAGCGCAAAGATCGCGTGGACGACGCGCTTTCGGCGACCAAAGCGGCGGTTGAGGAAGGCATCGTGATCGGCGGTGGCGTGGCGCTAATTCGCGCGGCTTCCAAGGTCAAGTTGAAACTTGAGGGCGACGAGGCGATCGGCGCGGAAATTATCCTTCGCGCCATCAAATCTCCGCTTCGCCAGATCGCCGAAAACGCGGGCTTTGACGGCGGCGTGGTGGTCAACGCGGTCGAACAAGAAAAGCCAAACGTAGGCTTCAACGCTTCTAGCGGCTCGTATGTCGATCTGTTTGAGGCGGGTATTGTCGATCCGACCAAAGTCGAACGCATCGCGCTACAAAAAGCGGTTTCAGTGGCGAGCCTCTTGTTGACGACCGAAGCGACCGTAAGCGAAGTCAAAGAGGACAAACCCGCCGCTCCCGCAATGCCGGGCGGCGGTATGGGCGGCATGGACTACTAA
- a CDS encoding PAS domain-containing protein, whose amino-acid sequence MQPTVNENLQRDDFKEKIRLGERACLTLKYEPNRIMYINENGFIDFCSHEFARAVGIENSHAAINKHFNDVYKLFEGGDELIAGAKKAFEEIRWTGATQEKQLELKFPKDDKKHHYIVQSVPIINEHKKFLGAKVLFLDATALSSYIANENARFLLDKAPIGCTLRDQNNRIIDCNAEIERMFGAASKAELLRRFKEFHPEYQPDGALSSEKIKTALRECDDKGRSQIEWLYIDAKGDPLPTKLVVVRADWRSERGYVIYCIDLREIKKKEENERLANERVRAMLDATPIACVFFDDGVTAIDCNLEAMRLFETNSKEDMLKHFFHYSPAFQPNGEPTEEIRRKNIVVALEEGYHVFELMEATASGKELPVLITLKSMDWNGVRCLAAYIQDLREIVTKDKNVKEAEEIPLALLDATPIAAFLWDDELNLIDCNTKAVSMFGFNRKSELIDNFSELLQNQRSKTAMEDKDEMLSKAFQDGYGKFDWELTTKMGEALPTEAIFARVPWHDGYRVAAYLRDLRKSRK is encoded by the coding sequence ATGCAACCTACCGTAAATGAAAACTTGCAGCGCGACGATTTCAAAGAGAAGATTCGCTTAGGCGAACGAGCGTGTCTAACGCTGAAATATGAACCAAACCGCATTATGTATATAAACGAGAACGGTTTTATTGACTTTTGCAGCCACGAATTCGCGCGCGCCGTGGGGATTGAAAATAGCCACGCCGCCATCAATAAACATTTTAACGACGTTTATAAGCTGTTTGAAGGCGGCGACGAATTGATCGCGGGCGCGAAAAAGGCGTTCGAGGAGATCAGGTGGACGGGCGCCACTCAAGAAAAACAGCTAGAGTTAAAGTTTCCAAAAGACGACAAAAAACACCATTATATTGTGCAATCTGTTCCAATAATCAACGAACACAAAAAATTTCTCGGCGCGAAGGTGCTGTTTCTGGACGCGACCGCGTTAAGCTCCTATATCGCGAACGAAAATGCGCGCTTTCTTCTGGACAAGGCGCCGATCGGATGCACGTTGCGCGATCAGAACAACCGCATTATAGATTGCAACGCGGAAATAGAGCGTATGTTCGGCGCGGCGAGCAAAGCCGAGCTATTGCGCCGTTTTAAGGAATTTCACCCCGAATATCAGCCGGACGGCGCTCTTAGCTCCGAAAAAATAAAAACGGCGCTTAGAGAGTGCGACGATAAGGGACGCTCGCAAATCGAATGGCTTTACATAGACGCCAAAGGAGATCCTCTGCCCACGAAGCTGGTCGTCGTTCGAGCCGATTGGAGAAGCGAGCGCGGTTACGTCATATACTGCATCGATCTGCGTGAAATCAAGAAAAAAGAGGAAAACGAACGCTTAGCCAACGAGCGCGTCCGCGCTATGCTAGACGCGACGCCGATCGCCTGCGTCTTTTTCGACGACGGCGTAACGGCGATCGATTGCAACTTGGAGGCTATGCGTCTTTTTGAAACGAACTCCAAAGAGGACATGCTCAAACATTTCTTTCACTACTCGCCGGCGTTTCAGCCAAACGGAGAACCCACCGAGGAGATAAGGCGCAAAAATATCGTCGTCGCGCTGGAGGAAGGCTATCATGTTTTCGAGTTGATGGAGGCAACGGCGTCCGGCAAAGAGTTGCCCGTGCTGATAACGCTAAAAAGCATGGATTGGAACGGCGTTCGTTGTCTCGCGGCGTATATTCAGGATCTGCGCGAGATTGTAACCAAAGACAAAAACGTTAAAGAGGCGGAAGAGATACCGCTGGCGTTGCTAGACGCGACGCCGATCGCCGCCTTTTTGTGGGACGACGAGCTTAACCTGATCGATTGCAATACGAAGGCGGTTAGCATGTTTGGCTTCAATCGAAAATCCGAGCTGATCGACAATTTTTCGGAATTGCTACAAAACCAGCGCTCCAAAACCGCGATGGAAGATAAAGACGAGATGTTAAGCAAAGCCTTTCAGGACGGATACGGAAAGTTTGATTGGGAGCTTACGACAAAAATGGGCGAGGCGTTGCCTACGGAGGCTATTTTTGCGCGAGTTCCGTGGCACGACGGATACCGCGTGGCGGCGTATCTGCGCGACTTGCGCAAATCGCGAAAATAG
- the trpB gene encoding tryptophan synthase subunit beta, protein MYIPSPSKRDPDQNGHFGKFGGRFVPETLMPLLIELEATYRALRGDKTFWREANDLLASYVGRPSPLYRAKRLSDELQANIFLKREDLNHTGSHKINNTVLQGLIAKKTGKTKVIAETGAGQHGVATATIAALLGLECEVFMGARDAERQALNVFRMELLGAKVHSVKSGSKTLKDAMNEAIRHWVTHARDVFYIIGTVAGPHPYPMMVRDFQAIISYEARAQILELCGKLPDYVIACIGGGSNAMGAFHYFLDDPRTQCVGIEAGGLGLESGKHGASLSKGAPGVLHGQLSYLLQDDEGQILEAHSVSAGLDYPGIGPEHAALKESGKVKYDAITDSEALQAFVWLSRAEGIIPAFESAHAVAYLRKLDLKGKTAIVNISGRGDKDMIQAREMLRFSESKEEQ, encoded by the coding sequence ATGTATATTCCCTCGCCCTCAAAACGAGACCCCGATCAAAACGGACATTTTGGCAAATTCGGCGGGCGGTTTGTTCCCGAAACGCTAATGCCGTTATTGATCGAGCTTGAAGCGACCTATCGCGCGCTAAGAGGCGACAAAACGTTTTGGCGCGAGGCGAACGATCTGCTCGCAAGCTACGTCGGTCGCCCTTCGCCGTTGTATCGCGCCAAACGTTTAAGCGACGAGTTGCAGGCGAATATTTTCTTAAAGCGCGAGGATCTCAACCACACGGGTTCGCACAAGATCAACAACACCGTTTTGCAAGGTTTGATCGCCAAAAAAACGGGCAAAACCAAAGTGATCGCCGAAACGGGCGCGGGGCAGCACGGCGTGGCAACGGCGACAATCGCCGCGTTATTGGGGCTTGAATGCGAGGTGTTTATGGGCGCGCGCGACGCGGAGCGTCAGGCGCTAAACGTTTTTAGAATGGAGCTGCTAGGCGCGAAGGTGCATTCGGTAAAAAGCGGCTCGAAAACGCTAAAAGACGCGATGAACGAGGCGATCCGCCACTGGGTTACTCACGCAAGGGACGTGTTTTACATTATCGGCACGGTCGCGGGTCCGCACCCCTACCCTATGATGGTGCGCGATTTTCAGGCGATTATCAGCTACGAGGCGCGCGCGCAGATTTTGGAGCTTTGCGGCAAACTGCCCGACTATGTGATCGCCTGCATTGGCGGCGGTAGTAACGCTATGGGCGCGTTTCACTATTTTCTCGACGATCCGCGGACGCAATGCGTGGGGATCGAAGCGGGCGGCTTGGGGCTTGAGAGCGGCAAGCACGGCGCGAGCCTCTCCAAAGGCGCGCCCGGCGTGTTGCACGGGCAATTAAGCTATCTGTTGCAAGACGACGAGGGGCAGATTTTGGAGGCGCACTCGGTTTCGGCGGGGCTAGATTATCCGGGGATTGGACCGGAACACGCGGCGTTAAAGGAAAGCGGCAAGGTCAAATACGACGCGATAACCGATAGCGAAGCGCTCCAAGCGTTTGTCTGGTTAAGCCGCGCGGAGGGGATTATTCCCGCTTTTGAATCCGCGCACGCCGTCGCCTATCTTCGCAAGCTGGATTTGAAGGGCAAAACCGCCATAGTAAATATCTCCGGTCGCGGCGATAAAGATATGATACAAGCGCGCGAAATGCTAAGATTTTCCGAATCGAAGGAGGAGCAATGA
- a CDS encoding TIGR02757 family protein, whose product MKPYLDSLLAECGLDENNPDPLLIARDLPDDAALICALFAYGNVKAMIAFLRSLDFSLLDCDENAIKGKLVDRYYRFQSVEDTQNVFIAFAKMRRDNVTLERLFTEAYQKNGFLSALSNMIAILKSYAKARTFGLNFLFSKPFDHRNPKGASALKRYLMFLRWMVRDGFPDLGRWRGVKTCDLLIPLDTHSFAQAGKLGLLKRKSADLLASIELTQKLKEFDPDDPVKYDFALYRLGQNGAKRQKSAAS is encoded by the coding sequence GTGAAGCCCTATCTTGATTCGTTATTAGCGGAGTGCGGACTGGACGAAAACAATCCCGATCCGCTTCTGATCGCCCGCGATCTGCCCGACGACGCGGCGCTAATTTGCGCGTTGTTTGCTTACGGCAACGTCAAGGCGATGATCGCTTTTTTGCGCTCGCTTGATTTTAGCTTGTTAGACTGCGACGAGAACGCGATCAAAGGCAAATTAGTCGATCGCTATTATCGCTTTCAGAGCGTCGAGGATACGCAAAACGTTTTTATCGCGTTCGCGAAAATGCGCAGAGATAACGTAACGCTCGAACGCCTTTTTACCGAAGCGTATCAAAAAAACGGTTTTTTATCCGCTCTGTCAAATATGATCGCTATCTTAAAGAGTTACGCGAAAGCGCGGACATTCGGACTTAACTTTCTGTTCTCCAAGCCGTTTGATCACCGCAACCCAAAAGGGGCGAGCGCGTTAAAGCGCTATCTTATGTTTCTTCGCTGGATGGTTCGCGACGGTTTTCCCGATCTAGGCAGATGGCGCGGCGTAAAAACTTGCGATCTATTGATCCCGCTAGATACTCATAGTTTTGCGCAGGCTGGCAAACTCGGATTACTGAAACGTAAAAGCGCCGATCTGCTTGCCTCTATCGAGCTTACGCAAAAATTAAAAGAGTTCGATCCAGACGATCCCGTTAAATACGATTTCGCGCTCTACCGCTTAGGGCAAAACGGCGCTAAACGTCAAAAAAGCGCCGCATCATAG